The following are from one region of the Polycladomyces subterraneus genome:
- a CDS encoding anti-sigma-F factor Fin — MGIRYVCRICDQTLGQLSTENITEWQLGFHWLTPEERKDIISDDMDGGTLVKVVCETCQEMLNRSPELSLLPRPLQ; from the coding sequence ATGGGAATCAGATATGTTTGCAGAATTTGCGATCAGACGCTCGGTCAACTGTCAACAGAAAATATTACAGAATGGCAGTTAGGGTTTCATTGGTTGACCCCCGAGGAACGGAAGGATATAATATCTGATGATATGGATGGCGGCACCCTGGTGAAGGTAGTCTGTGAAACATGCCAGGAGATGCTGAACCGTTCACCGGAACTGTCTCTATTGCCCCGGCCATTGCAGTGA
- the mfd gene encoding transcription-repair coupling factor, translated as MKPLIQLFREDKDFQSTVEGLRMGLSEQMVAGLTGTARMLYVASLYRDIGRPVMLVTHNLNQAQKAAEDLYELLPKEEVMLYPANELVTTEIALAGHETLGERVDVLSRLSRGFTGVFVVPFAGLRKLFPPQTTVKANHIRLKVGEERPMDPLVDRLVKIGYERVEMVEKPGEFSVRGGILDVYPVTFQDPVRMEWFGDELDSIRPFSATDQRSYDKWEEVLIPPARELFADAERLYQAGEKAAGLLEERLSTIKDPSLKKKLTEGIGWEIEQLKSGQWFTGIYKYITLIYPDCQSLLDYMPTDTVLVLDEPARITETARQMEREEGEWQTALLQQGEFLPQLKISHSYEECLFRVKHPRIALSLFMRQVSGFQPQNIVQFICRSMQQFHGQMHVLKTEWERWQKAKFRVIFTASSEERAERLKRVLADYGMELEHDNGDAPPFAGRPVVRVTSLQNGFELSAIKLAVVTEGEVFTQKQRRMRRPSKMSHAEKIKDYQELQPGDYVVHVNHGIGRYAGIETLNVGGMHKDYLLIQYAGNDKLYVPIDQIDQVQKYVGAEEKTPKVYSLGGSEWSKVKNKVRSSVQDIAQDLIKLYAKRQAAKGFAFSPDTPYQREFDAMFPYEETPDQERSIREIKADMEKPQPMDRLLCGDVGYGKTEVAIRAAFKATMDGKQVAVLVPTTILAQQHYETFRERFAGYPVEIRVLSRFRSRKEQKETIEGVKNGTVDIVIGTHRLLSKDVQFKDLGLLIIDEEQRFGVKHKERIKQMKHNIDVLTLTATPIPRTLHMAMMGVRDLSVIETPPENRFPVQTYVLEYSAALVREAIERELARDGQVYFLYNQVQGIEQMAEQIRSLVPEARVAVAHGQMPETELERVMLDFLDGEYDVLVSTTIIETGVDIPNVNTLIIYDADKMGLSQLYQLRGRVGRSNRIAYAYFTYQRDKVLTETAEKRLQAIKEFTELGSGFKIAMRDLAIRGAGNLLGAEQHGHIASVGFELYSQMLKEAIAELQGTEQQEQPLEPQIELNADAYLPSDYIPDEKQKIELYKKIRAIHTLEEARDLEEEIEDRFGDLPQPVQTLLRIARIRAYALKYGIEEIQQKGQEITIRLHPDQNQVVDGQRLFRLAQEFPGRVRLSSGQRIGIIFKTAGLSPADALEMVERFLIKYEAVPKTKGAIQNAANE; from the coding sequence GTGAAGCCCTTGATACAGCTGTTTCGGGAGGATAAGGATTTTCAGTCCACAGTGGAAGGACTGAGAATGGGGCTGTCCGAGCAGATGGTCGCGGGACTGACGGGAACCGCGCGGATGTTGTATGTGGCTTCCCTATACCGTGATATCGGACGGCCGGTGATGCTGGTCACGCACAACTTGAACCAAGCGCAAAAAGCGGCGGAAGATTTGTACGAACTGTTGCCGAAGGAAGAAGTGATGTTGTATCCGGCCAATGAATTGGTCACGACGGAAATCGCGCTCGCCGGACACGAGACGCTCGGGGAACGGGTAGATGTGTTGTCCCGTCTCTCGCGCGGATTTACCGGCGTTTTTGTCGTGCCGTTCGCTGGACTGCGCAAGTTGTTTCCGCCCCAAACCACGGTAAAAGCCAATCACATCCGATTGAAAGTGGGAGAGGAACGGCCGATGGACCCGTTGGTCGACCGACTGGTGAAGATCGGTTACGAACGGGTGGAAATGGTGGAGAAACCCGGTGAATTCAGTGTTCGTGGCGGCATTTTGGATGTGTATCCGGTTACATTCCAGGACCCTGTCCGCATGGAGTGGTTTGGAGACGAACTGGATTCGATCCGACCGTTTTCCGCAACGGATCAACGCTCCTACGACAAATGGGAAGAGGTATTGATCCCGCCTGCCCGCGAATTGTTCGCCGATGCCGAAAGACTGTATCAGGCGGGTGAAAAAGCGGCGGGATTATTGGAGGAGCGTCTTTCTACTATCAAGGACCCCTCGCTCAAAAAGAAACTCACTGAAGGGATCGGCTGGGAAATCGAACAGCTGAAATCGGGACAATGGTTTACCGGCATCTATAAATATATCACCCTCATCTATCCGGATTGTCAGAGTTTACTGGACTACATGCCCACAGACACTGTGCTGGTGTTGGACGAACCGGCCCGGATCACGGAGACCGCTCGTCAGATGGAGCGGGAAGAAGGGGAATGGCAGACCGCACTGTTGCAGCAGGGAGAGTTTCTGCCTCAGCTAAAAATTTCCCACTCTTACGAGGAATGCCTGTTTCGCGTGAAACATCCGCGGATCGCGCTGTCGTTGTTTATGCGGCAGGTGTCGGGATTCCAACCGCAAAACATCGTACAGTTCATCTGTCGGAGCATGCAACAGTTCCACGGACAGATGCATGTGCTCAAAACGGAGTGGGAGCGTTGGCAAAAGGCGAAGTTCCGCGTCATTTTCACGGCAAGCAGTGAGGAGCGGGCAGAACGATTGAAGCGGGTGCTGGCCGATTACGGGATGGAGTTGGAGCATGACAACGGAGATGCCCCTCCGTTTGCTGGTCGACCCGTCGTTCGTGTCACCTCTTTGCAAAACGGATTTGAGCTGAGTGCGATCAAGCTGGCGGTGGTGACCGAAGGCGAGGTTTTTACCCAGAAACAGCGTAGGATGCGCCGCCCCTCCAAAATGAGCCACGCTGAAAAGATCAAGGATTACCAAGAGCTCCAACCCGGCGATTACGTGGTTCACGTCAACCACGGCATCGGGCGGTATGCAGGGATCGAGACGCTCAACGTGGGCGGGATGCACAAGGATTATCTCTTGATCCAATACGCCGGCAACGACAAACTGTACGTACCGATCGATCAGATCGATCAGGTACAGAAATATGTCGGCGCAGAGGAAAAAACGCCCAAGGTGTACAGTTTGGGTGGCAGCGAGTGGAGCAAGGTCAAAAATAAAGTACGCTCGTCCGTACAAGATATTGCTCAAGATTTAATCAAACTGTATGCCAAACGGCAAGCGGCCAAGGGCTTCGCCTTTTCCCCGGACACTCCCTATCAGCGGGAATTCGATGCGATGTTCCCGTATGAGGAGACACCCGATCAAGAGCGGTCGATCCGCGAGATCAAGGCAGATATGGAGAAACCCCAGCCGATGGACCGACTGCTGTGCGGCGATGTGGGTTACGGGAAGACGGAAGTGGCCATTCGTGCTGCGTTCAAAGCGACGATGGACGGCAAACAGGTGGCGGTTCTGGTGCCCACCACCATATTGGCGCAACAGCACTATGAGACGTTCCGGGAGCGCTTTGCCGGCTACCCGGTGGAAATCCGCGTCCTGAGCCGGTTTCGCTCGCGAAAGGAGCAAAAGGAGACGATCGAGGGCGTCAAGAACGGCACGGTTGACATCGTGATCGGTACGCACCGGTTGTTGTCCAAGGACGTGCAGTTCAAGGATCTGGGACTTTTGATCATCGACGAGGAACAGCGGTTCGGCGTCAAACACAAAGAGCGGATCAAACAGATGAAGCACAACATCGACGTGCTCACGCTGACGGCCACCCCGATTCCGCGCACCCTGCACATGGCAATGATGGGGGTACGCGATTTGTCCGTCATTGAAACGCCGCCTGAAAACCGTTTCCCCGTGCAGACGTATGTGCTCGAGTATTCCGCCGCATTGGTGCGGGAAGCGATCGAGCGGGAGCTGGCGCGTGACGGGCAGGTGTACTTCCTCTACAACCAAGTGCAGGGAATCGAGCAAATGGCGGAACAAATCCGGTCATTGGTGCCGGAAGCACGTGTGGCCGTCGCACACGGGCAGATGCCCGAAACCGAACTGGAGCGTGTCATGCTGGATTTCCTGGACGGAGAATACGACGTGCTCGTCAGCACCACGATCATCGAGACAGGAGTGGACATCCCCAACGTCAACACGCTGATCATCTACGATGCGGACAAGATGGGCTTGTCGCAGCTGTACCAGTTGCGCGGTCGTGTCGGTCGGTCCAACCGGATCGCCTATGCCTATTTCACTTATCAGCGGGATAAGGTGCTGACTGAGACAGCGGAAAAGCGACTGCAAGCGATCAAGGAGTTTACCGAACTGGGTTCTGGTTTCAAAATCGCCATGCGGGATTTGGCGATCCGCGGCGCGGGGAATCTTCTGGGAGCCGAACAGCACGGGCATATCGCCAGTGTCGGATTTGAATTGTATTCTCAGATGCTAAAAGAAGCGATCGCCGAATTGCAAGGCACGGAACAGCAGGAACAGCCGCTGGAGCCGCAAATCGAACTGAATGCCGACGCCTATCTGCCTTCGGATTACATTCCGGACGAGAAACAAAAGATCGAGCTGTATAAAAAGATCCGCGCCATACACACGTTGGAAGAAGCACGCGATCTCGAAGAAGAGATCGAAGACAGGTTCGGGGATTTGCCTCAACCGGTGCAAACCCTGTTGCGCATTGCCCGGATACGGGCTTACGCGTTGAAATACGGGATCGAGGAGATTCAACAGAAGGGTCAGGAAATCACCATCCGTTTGCATCCGGATCAAAACCAGGTAGTGGATGGGCAACGCCTGTTCCGGCTGGCGCAGGAGTTTCCGGGACGCGTCCGCCTGTCATCCGGCCAGCGAATCGGCATCATCTTCAAGACCGCAGGCCTGTCTCCGGCTGACGCGCTGGAAATGGTTGAGCGTTTTCTGATAAAATATGAAGCGGTTCCCAAAACGAAAGGAGCAATTCAAAATGCGGCGAATGAATAA
- the glmU gene encoding bifunctional UDP-N-acetylglucosamine diphosphorylase/glucosamine-1-phosphate N-acetyltransferase GlmU has translation MSDLFAIVLAAGQGTRMKSRKHKVLHPVCGKAIIDHILDQLERLGTAQTIVVVGHHAESVQAHVGDRATFVLQEEQLGTAHAVRQAEEILADKEGTTLVLNGDHPLFTVDTLERLVRSHRERQSAATVLTAELADPTGYGRIVRGEDGRVVRIVEHKDATEEERRIREVNTGTFCFDNRLLFESLKEVNNDNQQGEYYLPDVITILQKKGKHIGAETIDDPDEAHGVNNRVQLAEAEAIMRRRLLKAHMMNGVTVIDPANTYIEADVQIGADTVIHPGSHLRAGTVIGEGCVIGPQADLTNVVVGDGAHIQYSVLKDARVDEGATVGPFAYIRPGSHLESFTKVGCFVDIKNARLGKGSKVSHLGYVGDADVGEGVNIGCGAVTVNYDGVNKHKTIIENGAFIGCNVNLVAPVTVGKGAYVAAGSTITNDVPGDALAIARERQTNKPEYAKKLKAKGK, from the coding sequence ATGAGTGATCTTTTTGCCATCGTTCTGGCCGCTGGACAGGGAACGCGGATGAAATCGCGCAAGCACAAGGTTTTGCACCCGGTATGCGGCAAAGCGATCATCGATCATATTTTGGATCAATTGGAGCGTCTGGGAACAGCTCAAACCATCGTGGTGGTTGGGCATCACGCCGAATCAGTGCAAGCCCATGTCGGTGATCGCGCCACCTTCGTATTGCAGGAAGAGCAATTGGGAACGGCGCATGCAGTACGTCAGGCGGAAGAGATCTTGGCGGACAAGGAAGGTACGACGCTCGTACTTAACGGTGACCACCCGCTCTTCACGGTGGACACGTTGGAGCGACTGGTTCGCAGCCATCGGGAACGACAATCGGCTGCGACCGTGTTGACAGCCGAACTGGCCGATCCGACGGGGTACGGACGTATAGTTCGTGGCGAAGACGGCCGCGTGGTTCGGATCGTGGAGCATAAGGATGCCACTGAGGAAGAACGGCGTATTCGTGAGGTCAATACCGGCACGTTCTGCTTCGACAATCGCCTGCTGTTCGAATCGCTAAAAGAAGTGAACAACGACAACCAGCAAGGCGAATACTATCTGCCCGATGTGATCACCATTTTACAGAAAAAAGGGAAGCATATCGGAGCGGAAACCATCGACGACCCGGATGAAGCCCATGGGGTGAACAACCGGGTACAGTTGGCGGAAGCGGAAGCGATTATGCGACGCCGGCTGTTGAAGGCGCATATGATGAATGGGGTCACTGTGATCGATCCGGCCAACACGTACATCGAAGCAGATGTACAAATCGGAGCCGACACTGTGATTCATCCCGGTTCGCATCTGCGAGCTGGCACGGTGATCGGGGAAGGATGCGTCATCGGCCCGCAGGCCGATCTGACCAACGTCGTCGTCGGGGACGGTGCACACATTCAATATTCAGTACTGAAGGACGCCCGGGTCGACGAAGGAGCCACCGTCGGTCCGTTCGCCTATATAAGACCCGGTTCCCATCTCGAATCGTTCACGAAAGTCGGGTGTTTCGTCGACATCAAGAATGCTCGACTCGGGAAGGGATCGAAGGTATCGCACCTGGGCTATGTTGGTGACGCCGATGTGGGCGAGGGCGTCAACATCGGTTGCGGTGCGGTGACCGTCAACTATGACGGTGTGAACAAACACAAAACCATTATCGAGAATGGTGCGTTCATCGGCTGCAATGTTAACTTGGTCGCTCCGGTGACCGTAGGCAAAGGGGCATACGTGGCTGCCGGTTCGACCATCACGAACGACGTGCCGGGCGATGCCTTGGCCATTGCACGCGAACGGCAGACTAACAAGCCGGAATATGCGAAAAAACTAAAAGCCAAAGGCAAGTAA
- a CDS encoding 50S ribosomal protein L25/general stress protein Ctc, translating into MALTIQAQRREARPKALKTKLRKQGRVPGVFYGKGKDPQLLHVDELQLARCLQQGAATSVIQLQLDNQTYPVIIREWQRDELKNKLLHVDFYAVEMDEPIDTEVPLVLKGEPKGVKEGGVLQHQLHEVEIRALPDRIPEVLTLDVSGLEIGDTVTLQAVKLPDGVKLMSDPDEVVAAVTRPQVAGTDEGESEAETTTETETVNG; encoded by the coding sequence ATGGCACTGACGATTCAAGCACAACGCCGAGAAGCACGTCCGAAAGCGCTGAAAACGAAGTTGCGTAAGCAAGGTCGCGTACCGGGGGTATTCTACGGAAAAGGAAAAGACCCTCAACTGCTGCATGTGGACGAATTGCAATTGGCGCGCTGCTTGCAACAAGGTGCCGCGACCTCTGTGATTCAACTTCAATTGGATAATCAAACTTACCCGGTCATCATACGCGAATGGCAACGGGATGAGTTGAAAAATAAATTGTTGCACGTGGACTTCTATGCCGTGGAAATGGACGAGCCGATCGACACGGAAGTGCCTCTGGTGCTCAAAGGGGAGCCGAAAGGGGTGAAGGAAGGCGGGGTGTTGCAACATCAGTTGCATGAGGTGGAAATCCGCGCCTTGCCTGATAGGATTCCCGAAGTTTTGACCTTGGACGTCAGCGGACTGGAGATCGGTGATACTGTCACCCTGCAAGCCGTCAAATTGCCGGACGGTGTGAAACTGATGTCTGACCCGGATGAGGTCGTGGCCGCCGTGACCCGACCGCAAGTGGCGGGTACAGACGAAGGAGAAAGCGAAGCGGAGACGACTACGGAAACAGAAACTGTCAACGGTTAA
- a CDS encoding ribose-phosphate diphosphokinase produces MSQLRQTRLQLFTCNSNPGLAREIADHIGVPLGDAEVGKFSDGEIHVKLDESVRGSDVYVIQSTCHPVNQHLMELLVMVDALKRASARTINVVIPYYGYARQDRKTRARDPITAKLVANLIETAGADRVITMDLHANQIQGFFDIPVDHLLGVPILADYFIKKQLDDVVVVSPDHGGVIRARKLAERLEAPIAIIDKRRPEPNVAEVMNIVGDVRGKNAIIIDDIIDTAGTITLAANALLEQGAKEVYACCTHPVFSGPAIDRIQQANIKEMVVTNTIPLPEEKQLDKIKVLSVASLIGEAIIRVHEELSVSKLFD; encoded by the coding sequence ATGTCTCAACTTCGTCAAACACGTCTGCAATTGTTTACCTGTAATTCCAACCCCGGTTTAGCCCGGGAAATCGCCGATCACATAGGCGTACCGCTGGGGGACGCCGAAGTGGGCAAATTCAGTGACGGAGAGATTCACGTCAAACTGGACGAGAGCGTTCGCGGGTCGGATGTCTATGTCATCCAATCCACCTGTCACCCGGTCAACCAGCATTTGATGGAACTGCTGGTGATGGTGGACGCGCTCAAACGAGCATCTGCACGTACCATCAACGTTGTGATCCCATACTACGGATATGCGCGTCAGGATCGGAAAACGCGGGCACGTGATCCGATCACGGCCAAGCTGGTCGCCAACCTGATTGAGACGGCGGGCGCGGACCGGGTGATCACCATGGATCTGCATGCCAACCAGATCCAGGGCTTTTTTGACATTCCAGTGGACCATTTGTTGGGTGTGCCCATTTTGGCCGACTACTTCATCAAAAAGCAATTGGATGACGTCGTGGTTGTCTCCCCCGATCACGGTGGTGTGATCCGGGCGCGGAAACTGGCCGAGCGATTGGAAGCGCCAATCGCCATCATCGACAAACGGCGTCCAGAACCCAATGTCGCCGAAGTGATGAACATCGTCGGGGATGTAAGGGGCAAAAATGCAATCATCATCGATGATATCATCGACACTGCCGGGACGATCACGCTGGCTGCCAATGCTTTGCTGGAGCAAGGAGCCAAAGAAGTCTACGCCTGCTGCACGCACCCGGTCTTTTCCGGTCCGGCGATTGATCGGATTCAGCAGGCTAATATAAAGGAAATGGTCGTCACCAACACCATTCCTTTGCCGGAGGAAAAACAGCTGGACAAAATCAAGGTGTTGTCTGTGGCATCCCTGATCGGGGAAGCGATTATCCGTGTGCACGAGGAGTTGTCTGTCAGCAAATTGTTTGACTGA
- the pth gene encoding aminoacyl-tRNA hydrolase, whose translation MKLIVGLGNPGPRYENTRHNVGFWVIDRLSEQWGIPVNKEKWKGLSGTGRVGTETVTLLKPMTFMNLSGESVRPAMDWLKCTVDDVLIIYDDLDLPLGHLRLRLKGSSGGHNGVKSVIQHLGTQSIKRIKIGIGRPVTPQPIPDYVLSPFAPDEQDAIVSAVHRAADAVMRWVETDSFLIAMNEFNQ comes from the coding sequence GTGAAGTTGATTGTCGGTTTGGGGAATCCCGGCCCCCGTTACGAGAATACGAGACACAACGTCGGATTTTGGGTGATTGACCGGCTGAGTGAGCAATGGGGGATTCCGGTCAACAAGGAGAAATGGAAAGGGTTGAGCGGTACAGGACGGGTGGGGACGGAAACCGTCACATTGCTTAAGCCGATGACATTCATGAACCTGTCCGGGGAGTCGGTGCGCCCGGCGATGGATTGGCTGAAATGCACCGTGGACGACGTGCTGATTATTTACGATGATCTGGATTTGCCGCTTGGTCATCTCCGCCTCCGTCTCAAGGGCAGTTCCGGAGGGCACAACGGAGTGAAGTCCGTCATTCAGCACCTGGGAACGCAATCTATCAAGCGGATCAAGATCGGGATCGGCCGTCCGGTGACACCGCAACCGATTCCTGATTACGTGTTGTCTCCGTTTGCCCCTGATGAACAGGACGCCATCGTATCAGCCGTACACCGTGCGGCGGATGCTGTGATGCGTTGGGTGGAGACGGATTCCTTCCTGATTGCGATGAACGAATTCAATCAGTGA